A single Parabacteroides timonensis DNA region contains:
- a CDS encoding helix-turn-helix domain-containing protein has protein sequence MESFQIMLPSPALAPYVKHYWLLETDSPIENTECIIPTGNVQMLFYRGNPILLSSSQDSRRVNNQSVLCGQYVGYSELSFSGTIRILAVVFHTHSVSAFFRIPVSEFCNQKVSAGELGDRELKELEDRILYEADDRNCICLVEHFLLSRLNPPKEHNLERMLSAIRTINQRGGEVRISDLASSVYLSTKQFQRIFTGHIGISPKEFLRIVRFQHALYVLQSTPDISFSQLAYECGFYDQPHLINEFKIFSGYTPKEYLGVCAPYSDYFSRENG, from the coding sequence ATGGAATCATTTCAGATAATGTTACCATCGCCGGCACTTGCTCCTTATGTCAAGCATTACTGGTTGTTGGAGACGGATAGTCCTATAGAAAACACGGAGTGTATTATCCCGACCGGGAATGTGCAGATGCTTTTTTATCGGGGAAATCCTATATTATTGTCTTCCTCACAAGACAGCCGCCGTGTAAACAACCAATCTGTTTTATGTGGGCAGTATGTCGGTTACTCCGAACTGAGCTTTTCCGGAACGATCAGGATACTGGCCGTTGTTTTCCATACGCACTCGGTTAGCGCATTCTTCCGGATACCCGTCAGTGAGTTTTGTAACCAGAAAGTTTCTGCTGGTGAGTTGGGCGACCGCGAATTGAAGGAACTGGAAGACCGTATATTATATGAAGCAGACGACAGGAATTGTATCTGCCTGGTCGAACATTTCCTTTTGTCCCGTCTCAATCCACCGAAAGAACATAATCTCGAGCGGATGCTTTCTGCCATTCGAACGATCAACCAGCGGGGAGGAGAAGTACGTATCTCTGATCTTGCCTCGTCCGTTTATCTGAGTACAAAACAGTTTCAACGTATTTTTACCGGACATATTGGGATTAGCCCGAAGGAGTTCCTGCGGATTGTCCGTTTCCAGCATGCTTTATATGTACTGCAATCTACTCCGGATATAAGTTTTTCCCAACTGGCTTATGAATGTGGCTTCTATGACCAGCCGCATCTGATTAATGAATTTAAGATTTTCTCCGGATATACCCCGAAAGAGTATCTGGGCGTTTGTGCTCCCTATTCCGATTATTTCTCACGGGAGAACGGCTAA
- a CDS encoding LytR/AlgR family response regulator transcription factor gives MNAVIIEDETAAVSSLKAILAQNTIIPIEVIAELESIEESVAYFRSFPHPDVIFMDIHLADGSAFKIFEQVEVEAPVVFTTAYDEYALQAFQVSSIDYLLKPVTMTSLERALSKLRLFSPEERLAHIRQTNDTIQKRHVIKSLLIMLSDKFYPLQVEDILYFYTANEKVTAYTSDGKQHPVDRTLDTLGDQLDGKDFFRANRQFIIARKAIKDIDLWFGSRLSVNLTLPVPERIIISKTKTPVFKKWILME, from the coding sequence ATGAATGCTGTAATTATTGAAGATGAAACTGCTGCGGTAAGCTCCCTGAAGGCGATACTGGCACAGAATACGATTATACCGATCGAGGTAATAGCCGAACTGGAGAGTATAGAGGAAAGCGTAGCCTATTTCCGTTCCTTTCCTCATCCGGATGTTATTTTTATGGATATTCATCTGGCAGACGGTAGCGCTTTTAAGATATTCGAGCAGGTTGAGGTTGAAGCTCCGGTCGTTTTTACAACGGCTTATGACGAATATGCGCTGCAGGCCTTTCAGGTTAGCAGTATCGATTATCTCTTGAAACCGGTCACAATGACCTCTTTGGAACGGGCGTTGAGTAAGCTGCGGCTGTTCAGTCCGGAAGAGCGACTGGCACATATCCGTCAGACGAACGATACGATACAAAAGCGGCATGTCATCAAAAGCCTGCTTATCATGCTCAGTGATAAGTTCTACCCTTTGCAGGTAGAAGATATCCTTTATTTCTATACGGCAAACGAGAAAGTAACGGCTTATACCTCCGACGGCAAACAGCATCCGGTGGACCGTACACTTGATACCTTAGGTGATCAACTCGACGGAAAAGACTTTTTTCGTGCTAATCGTCAGTTTATCATTGCCCGTAAAGCCATAAAGGATATCGACCTCTGGTTCGGCAGCCGTTTGTCGGTTAATCTGACTTTACCGGTTCCGGAGCGTATTATCATCAGTAAGACAAAAACACCGGTATTCAAGAAATGGATACTGATGGAATAG
- a CDS encoding PorV/PorQ family protein, whose amino-acid sequence MKVIKYIFSSLLLTATVADAQNIMTSSPYSMFGIGEIVTGLYGSNSAMGGVSTGIRNSWLINTENPAGLSGLDSCRLFAEASAFAKSESYKSKSGSSNAFSGNVSAFALAGRIIPHWYMAAGLTPYSSVGYYFQSTQPLEGSPGSYYTSTFEGYGGLSKVYLSNAFMLSRDLSVGVNLNYIFGNIKSSENQGSMTVENKMYTNAFYADFGIQYHRNLARDKSITIGAVYGYKQRLKMDNSIIITNGNVETEQNKKSSSQHLPQYMGIGGSLIYQKWTYALDYKFQQYSSLSSGDSRVAFKDAHEVRAGVCYFPNGYSSSSYWKRMSYKAGIDVSTPYMNISGQSGLSWRASIGMGLPVLNGHFNAAIFHERTQLKNNTFQKDVTGITVTYTLSELLYKMKL is encoded by the coding sequence ATGAAAGTTATTAAGTATATATTTTCCTCTCTCCTGCTGACAGCAACAGTAGCGGACGCACAAAACATCATGACCTCTTCACCCTATTCGATGTTTGGTATCGGTGAGATCGTAACCGGACTATATGGTTCCAATTCAGCCATGGGGGGCGTTTCCACCGGGATACGGAATTCATGGTTGATAAACACGGAAAATCCGGCCGGACTTTCGGGACTCGACTCGTGCAGGCTCTTTGCCGAAGCTTCTGCTTTCGCAAAAAGCGAATCTTATAAGTCGAAGAGTGGAAGTAGCAATGCGTTCTCCGGAAATGTATCGGCCTTCGCATTAGCCGGACGAATCATACCCCACTGGTATATGGCGGCCGGTCTCACTCCTTATTCTTCGGTCGGTTATTATTTTCAGAGCACACAGCCGCTCGAAGGTTCACCCGGGTCCTACTATACCAGTACCTTCGAAGGATATGGCGGTCTCTCGAAAGTGTATCTGTCGAATGCCTTCATGCTTTCCCGGGATTTATCGGTTGGCGTGAATCTGAATTATATATTCGGTAATATAAAATCGTCTGAGAATCAAGGCAGCATGACCGTTGAAAACAAAATGTACACAAATGCTTTCTATGCAGACTTCGGAATTCAGTATCACCGGAATCTGGCCAGGGACAAATCGATTACGATTGGAGCTGTCTATGGATACAAGCAACGTTTGAAGATGGACAATTCCATTATCATAACAAACGGCAATGTAGAGACAGAGCAAAACAAAAAGAGTTCCTCTCAACATCTACCTCAATACATGGGGATCGGAGGATCATTGATCTATCAAAAATGGACGTATGCCCTCGACTATAAGTTTCAGCAATACAGTTCCCTGTCATCGGGCGACAGCAGGGTTGCATTTAAAGATGCACACGAAGTACGTGCCGGAGTCTGTTATTTCCCGAACGGATATTCTTCCAGTAGCTACTGGAAGCGAATGTCTTACAAGGCTGGTATCGACGTATCCACTCCCTATATGAACATAAGCGGACAATCCGGCCTTTCGTGGCGGGCAAGCATAGGTATGGGATTGCCTGTTCTGAACGGACATTTCAACGCTGCCATTTTCCATGAACGGACACAACTGAAAAACAATACTTTCCAAAAAGACGTTACAGGGATAACGGTTACTTATACATTAAGCGAGTTGCTTTATAAGATGAAATTATAA
- a CDS encoding DUF4270 family protein, whose amino-acid sequence MNKILFLFWVCLSCCLFSSCYDESNKYGNGLVDSVFRNISTDTSTVVITSVLIDSLETSGKGVALVGEYTHSIWGTMKSSGYIPYTRPSYSTDIDKVVVLDSLVLSLAYGSYYVGDTLQYQQFSVHRLTEKVVLNDNNYLYNTSSFSYETEPMATCRFRPRPQGVDKLEIRLPDELGQNLLTRFHQRDEAVSSERFEDYFKGIVIIPDGSDNHSMLSFQVADTMSTIVLHYHIVEEQANEQQLVFSPNTSTQFNHIDHDRTGTLMEPFPTKQVEIPSESLDNRGVLFGGLGWFARLEFPYLNDIMKLGERVVIESAMLKLYPELGTYSETNALPDSVYLYIADENNVVTDAVTDYLGTQVQGGTLVKDDVFNENTYYYFDVTDFMQQELGTIGINKHNLQLVLNEDSYTKTFKNMTFGDRQSKSPIVLQLIYKIYESY is encoded by the coding sequence ATGAATAAGATTCTTTTTCTTTTTTGGGTATGCCTTTCCTGTTGCCTCTTTTCATCCTGCTATGATGAAAGTAATAAATACGGCAACGGTCTGGTCGATTCGGTTTTTCGTAATATTAGTACCGATACCTCAACAGTCGTCATTACATCCGTTCTGATCGATTCATTGGAAACATCAGGAAAAGGGGTTGCACTAGTCGGAGAATATACACATTCGATCTGGGGGACCATGAAATCGTCGGGATATATTCCTTATACGCGTCCCAGTTACAGTACAGACATCGACAAAGTTGTCGTACTCGATTCGCTTGTCCTGTCACTGGCCTACGGCAGCTATTATGTAGGGGATACTTTACAATACCAGCAATTCTCGGTTCACCGGCTAACAGAGAAAGTTGTATTGAATGACAACAACTACTTATATAATACCTCCTCCTTTTCTTACGAAACCGAGCCAATGGCAACCTGCCGGTTCAGGCCCCGTCCCCAAGGAGTGGACAAGCTGGAGATCCGCCTCCCCGATGAACTGGGACAGAATCTATTGACCCGTTTTCATCAACGGGACGAGGCCGTATCGTCGGAACGCTTCGAAGACTATTTCAAAGGGATCGTCATCATCCCTGACGGTTCAGACAACCATTCGATGCTCTCTTTTCAGGTGGCCGATACAATGTCGACTATCGTATTACATTACCATATTGTTGAGGAACAAGCAAATGAACAACAGTTGGTATTCTCTCCCAACACATCCACACAATTCAACCATATCGATCATGACAGGACAGGTACACTGATGGAGCCTTTCCCCACGAAACAAGTCGAAATACCTTCCGAGTCACTGGATAACCGGGGTGTATTATTTGGTGGCTTAGGCTGGTTCGCCCGGTTGGAGTTTCCTTACCTCAACGATATCATGAAGCTGGGAGAAAGAGTGGTCATAGAATCGGCCATGCTCAAACTATATCCGGAACTCGGTACTTATTCGGAAACAAATGCACTTCCGGACAGCGTCTATCTTTACATTGCCGACGAGAACAATGTCGTTACCGATGCTGTAACGGATTACCTCGGCACACAGGTACAAGGCGGTACACTTGTAAAAGACGATGTATTCAATGAAAATACTTATTACTATTTCGATGTCACCGATTTCATGCAACAAGAACTCGGCACAATCGGGATAAATAAACACAACCTGCAACTGGTTCTGAACGAAGACAGCTACACCAAAACATTCAAAAATATGACTTTCGGCGACAGGCAAAGCAAGTCACCCATCGTTTTACAGCTAATCTACAAAATATATGAAAGTTATTAA
- a CDS encoding class I SAM-dependent methyltransferase, which produces MMNLANKISKFNRGRKYNHFLQTIKPGIEDKILDVGFTENNYSEEANYLEKHYPYQKNITALGIEEAREEGDFRTLYPQVTVIRYDGSLFPFENDTFDIGWSNAVIEHVGKRDKQVLFIKEMLRTCKVVYFTTPNRFFPFDLHTKYPFIHWLPKKQFDGILHILGKDWATGDYMNLLTQKQIISICKEAGATNCSVKCNWFLGFVMDFSIIIRK; this is translated from the coding sequence ATGATGAACTTAGCTAATAAGATCAGCAAATTTAATCGTGGTCGTAAATACAATCACTTTTTGCAAACAATCAAACCTGGTATAGAAGATAAAATTCTTGATGTAGGATTTACTGAGAATAATTATAGTGAAGAAGCCAATTATTTGGAAAAACATTATCCATACCAAAAGAATATTACCGCATTAGGCATTGAAGAAGCGAGAGAAGAAGGGGACTTCAGGACTCTATACCCTCAAGTAACAGTTATTCGGTATGATGGAAGTCTTTTTCCTTTTGAAAATGACACATTTGATATTGGCTGGAGCAATGCGGTTATTGAACATGTCGGTAAGCGTGATAAACAGGTTCTATTCATAAAAGAGATGTTACGTACATGTAAAGTAGTTTATTTTACTACGCCCAATAGATTTTTCCCTTTTGACCTCCATACCAAATACCCTTTTATCCATTGGTTGCCCAAGAAACAATTTGACGGGATTCTTCATATCTTAGGAAAAGATTGGGCTACGGGTGACTATATGAATCTACTCACTCAAAAGCAAATTATTTCCATTTGTAAAGAAGCAGGAGCAACAAATTGCTCTGTCAAATGTAACTGGTTTTTAGGATTCGTAATGGACTTTTCAATTATTATCCGAAAGTAA
- a CDS encoding DUF2776 domain-containing protein, giving the protein MNYGISVLFRAIPLLMALFCFSYGLFVYEYGTDPGKFVAGPVVFSLGMICIALFSTAATIIRQIINTFGMVSRYALPALGYLSALLTVIIGVHIMESPDSASFVAGHVICGVGLITACVATTATSSTRFTMITVNSKKTDHDVPPEAFTRAQGLTLIAIAGGIALIAWIWAFWLLANEDHSSKYFIAGHVMIGLACICTSLIALVATIARQIRNIFSPNERMIWPVMVLIMGSLCVIWGVILILGTINPANGVTGYIMIGLGLVCYSISSKVILLSKIWRHEFKLSNRIPLIPIFTALTCLFLSAFLFELGSVHDYYFVPARVLAGLGGICFTLFSIVSILESGTSSK; this is encoded by the coding sequence ATGAATTACGGTATTAGTGTTTTATTCAGGGCGATCCCACTGTTGATGGCCCTGTTCTGTTTCAGTTATGGTTTGTTCGTTTATGAATATGGAACAGACCCGGGTAAATTTGTAGCGGGTCCGGTTGTCTTTTCCCTGGGGATGATCTGTATTGCCCTCTTCTCCACGGCGGCAACGATTATCCGGCAGATCATAAATACTTTCGGGATGGTGAGTCGGTACGCATTGCCGGCACTCGGTTACTTATCGGCCCTTCTGACTGTAATAATCGGAGTCCATATAATGGAATCGCCTGATTCGGCTTCGTTCGTAGCCGGGCATGTTATCTGTGGAGTTGGACTTATTACCGCATGTGTAGCAACTACAGCAACATCTTCTACCCGCTTTACGATGATCACGGTTAATTCGAAAAAAACGGACCATGATGTTCCTCCCGAAGCATTTACACGGGCACAGGGATTGACTTTAATTGCCATTGCCGGAGGAATTGCATTGATTGCCTGGATATGGGCTTTCTGGTTATTAGCGAATGAAGATCATAGTTCCAAATATTTTATAGCCGGGCATGTGATGATCGGGTTGGCTTGTATCTGTACCAGTCTGATAGCGTTAGTTGCTACCATTGCCCGTCAGATCCGGAATATATTTTCTCCTAACGAGCGTATGATATGGCCGGTCATGGTGTTGATCATGGGAAGTTTATGTGTCATTTGGGGAGTTATTCTTATTTTGGGGACAATTAATCCGGCCAATGGTGTAACAGGTTATATCATGATCGGTTTAGGGTTGGTTTGTTATAGTATATCCAGCAAGGTGATCCTACTTTCAAAAATATGGCGGCATGAGTTTAAGTTGTCTAACCGTATTCCGCTAATACCGATCTTCACAGCGTTGACCTGCCTGTTCCTTTCTGCATTCCTGTTTGAACTGGGTTCCGTTCACGATTACTACTTTGTCCCGGCACGTGTTCTGGCTGGATTAGGCGGTATTTGTTTTACTTTGTTTTCTATTGTGAGTATTCTGGAGAGCGGAACGTCTTCTAAGTAA
- a CDS encoding Kelch repeat-containing protein, whose product MTQKRLFLFLIALLPLGMISCSDDDDDDLQGKWYRVSDFDGLARSYASSFTIGNKGYLACGYNGKKRLSDTWEYDMERDTWTQKADFPGTARNSAVAMTVDQKGYLGTGYDGENYLNDFWEYDPASNSWTQKADFPGSARYDAVAFGVSGKGYLGSGYDGNYLKDFYSFDPNANSWTQIVSIGGSKRRGATSFVYDNMAYVCCGVNNAEYVDDFWRFNPSDGSWTQLRDIANTSDDSYDDDYSIIRTNGVAFVIDGAVYLTCGESGGVRSDTWKYYPSTDLWENVAKFKGSARSATVSFSNGEKGFVATGGSSTYYFDDIWELHPYEYDDDDY is encoded by the coding sequence ATGACACAAAAAAGATTATTTCTATTCCTGATAGCACTGCTTCCTCTGGGGATGATCTCCTGCAGCGATGATGATGACGATGATTTACAAGGTAAATGGTATCGTGTCTCCGATTTCGATGGGCTTGCCCGTAGTTATGCTTCTTCATTTACCATTGGGAATAAAGGATATTTAGCTTGCGGGTATAATGGAAAGAAACGCCTCTCCGATACTTGGGAATACGATATGGAACGAGACACATGGACGCAGAAAGCCGACTTTCCCGGTACCGCCCGTAACTCGGCTGTAGCAATGACTGTCGACCAGAAAGGTTATTTGGGCACAGGTTACGATGGCGAGAATTATCTGAATGATTTTTGGGAATACGATCCAGCGTCCAATAGCTGGACGCAGAAAGCCGATTTCCCCGGTTCGGCCCGCTATGACGCTGTTGCATTCGGGGTTAGTGGTAAAGGATATTTAGGTTCTGGTTATGATGGTAATTACCTGAAAGATTTTTACTCTTTCGATCCTAACGCTAACAGTTGGACACAGATAGTCAGCATCGGCGGAAGCAAACGTCGGGGTGCCACCAGCTTTGTGTACGACAATATGGCTTATGTTTGCTGTGGGGTGAATAACGCTGAATACGTAGATGACTTCTGGAGGTTTAACCCCTCTGACGGGTCATGGACACAACTTCGCGATATAGCAAATACATCCGACGATAGCTATGACGACGATTATAGTATAATACGGACCAACGGCGTAGCCTTTGTAATCGACGGGGCGGTCTATCTGACCTGCGGCGAGAGCGGGGGAGTACGCTCCGATACCTGGAAATATTATCCTTCAACCGATTTGTGGGAAAATGTCGCCAAGTTTAAGGGATCGGCCCGTAGCGCTACGGTTTCTTTTTCGAACGGTGAGAAAGGCTTCGTGGCAACCGGTGGTAGCAGTACCTATTATTTTGATGACATTTGGGAACTTCACCCTTATGAATACGATGATGATGACTATTAA
- a CDS encoding sensor histidine kinase, producing MRHSVKNDLLIGFIVSVLLSLFVNFSMLMRKYDVINIQRNPALPEPPVFLNDYLFYFPLVWFFLFAFLLFIVNMQMYKLGDKIFKQREYKVAIFAGGVSVMVGLGLLAVYPIVQKSVFEVAEVPTVHETVIMERRSDKIIPGYGRPVSKARKNLEIRPDRPEGDILISRSIAFHPQMTEHLFVLLTVLLSVLLIRLISGKQQMMLEYEKLKTEKLQTSYNALMGQINPHFFFNSLNGLNSLIRNGEKEHTLTYLDELSNVFRYILQSNKKEMVTLAEELQFVKAYTYLLGVRYEGKLFFSIQAEPTLLLWSLPILSVLPLIENAVKHNVISKQYPLQIDIYTTKENTLVVSNKVHPKVEEGHSSGIGLKNLWGRYRLLTGKDINISNRKEYFKVSLPLSDLSV from the coding sequence ATGCGACATTCCGTAAAGAACGATCTATTGATTGGCTTTATCGTATCGGTATTGTTGAGTCTGTTTGTCAACTTCTCGATGCTGATGCGTAAATATGATGTGATTAATATTCAGAGAAATCCGGCTCTTCCAGAGCCTCCGGTATTCCTGAATGATTATTTATTTTATTTCCCGCTTGTGTGGTTCTTCTTGTTTGCTTTCCTTCTTTTCATTGTAAATATGCAAATGTATAAACTGGGGGATAAGATATTCAAACAAAGGGAATATAAAGTAGCGATATTTGCCGGTGGAGTAAGTGTGATGGTGGGTCTGGGGCTACTGGCTGTATATCCGATCGTGCAAAAATCTGTATTTGAAGTCGCTGAAGTTCCCACTGTTCATGAAACCGTTATTATGGAAAGGCGGTCGGATAAGATTATTCCAGGATATGGAAGGCCTGTATCTAAAGCCAGAAAAAATCTGGAGATACGACCGGATCGACCGGAGGGGGATATTCTAATATCCAGATCTATTGCTTTTCATCCGCAGATGACGGAACATCTGTTTGTCCTGTTAACCGTATTGCTCAGTGTGTTGCTGATACGTTTGATAAGCGGCAAACAACAAATGATGCTAGAGTATGAAAAACTAAAAACAGAGAAACTACAAACTTCCTATAATGCTTTGATGGGGCAGATCAATCCTCATTTCTTTTTCAATTCACTCAACGGACTCAATTCCCTGATCCGTAACGGAGAAAAGGAGCATACATTGACATACCTGGATGAACTGTCGAATGTTTTCCGGTATATCCTCCAGAGTAACAAGAAGGAAATGGTCACTTTAGCAGAGGAGTTGCAGTTTGTAAAGGCCTATACTTATCTGCTTGGCGTGCGTTATGAAGGCAAACTTTTTTTCTCTATACAGGCCGAACCGACGCTGTTGCTTTGGTCGTTACCTATCCTGAGTGTATTGCCGCTGATTGAAAATGCAGTCAAACATAATGTGATCAGTAAGCAGTATCCGCTACAAATTGACATTTATACTACAAAGGAGAACACTTTGGTGGTATCCAACAAAGTGCATCCGAAGGTAGAGGAGGGACATAGTAGCGGTATCGGACTTAAAAATCTTTGGGGACGTTATCGTTTACTCACTGGAAAAGATATTAATATATCCAACCGGAAAGAATATTTTAAAGTATCCCTTCCCCTGTCCGATCTGTCGGTTTAG
- a CDS encoding AraC family transcriptional regulator, which yields MQQRPSTTEEYQRKMNIIVEYINNHLSETIDLDILAEMSGFSPWHFHRIVKAFLGENIGAFIVRMRVETAARLLRYSDMSVQEISWRVGYDVPSSLSKAFKQFYGISPNDYRKNKDYIIMRPVEVRYDLNIETEVKEYPDRQIAYVRLSGAYMNLDFCGAWQKLWAFVKEQNLYSEGIEHICIYHDDPKVTEPDKLRTYVCLVLPKTAEPKGEVGVKQLPAAKYLIFRYKGSYEHLKSVYDTVYLHLIPEGGYKPLDAPGYEKYLNNPANTAPEELVTEIHIPIE from the coding sequence ATGCAACAAAGACCATCAACAACAGAAGAGTATCAACGTAAAATGAATATCATCGTAGAGTATATCAACAATCATTTGAGCGAAACAATTGATCTGGATATACTGGCAGAGATGTCAGGTTTTTCGCCCTGGCATTTCCACCGGATCGTAAAAGCATTCCTGGGAGAGAATATCGGTGCTTTTATTGTCAGGATGAGGGTCGAGACTGCAGCTCGGTTACTGCGTTACTCTGATATGTCGGTACAGGAAATATCCTGGCGCGTAGGTTATGATGTGCCGTCTTCCCTGTCGAAGGCTTTTAAGCAGTTCTATGGTATTTCACCCAATGATTATCGTAAAAACAAAGATTACATTATTATGAGACCTGTTGAAGTAAGATACGATTTAAATATAGAAACAGAAGTAAAAGAATATCCTGATCGCCAGATTGCCTATGTCCGTTTGTCGGGAGCTTATATGAACCTCGATTTTTGCGGAGCCTGGCAGAAACTGTGGGCCTTTGTGAAAGAACAGAACCTGTATTCGGAAGGGATCGAGCATATTTGTATCTATCATGACGACCCCAAAGTGACGGAGCCCGATAAGCTGCGTACTTATGTTTGCCTGGTTTTGCCGAAGACTGCCGAACCGAAAGGGGAGGTCGGAGTAAAGCAATTACCTGCAGCTAAATATCTTATCTTTCGCTATAAAGGTTCGTATGAACATCTGAAATCAGTATATGATACGGTCTACCTGCATCTGATTCCCGAAGGTGGATACAAACCTCTTGATGCGCCGGGATATGAAAAGTATCTGAATAATCCGGCCAACACAGCCCCGGAAGAGCTGGTAACTGAAATCCATATTCCGATTGAATAA
- a CDS encoding VOC family protein, giving the protein MKKLISFFEIPASDFVRAVKFYETVLSLKLDVMECDAEKMAFFPDEDGLAPGAISWATDFLPSKNGVLIHLHVDDMEATLSLVKSNGGKVLREKTKIEADCRGYFAMFSDSEGNTIGLYSDR; this is encoded by the coding sequence ATGAAAAAGTTAATTTCTTTCTTCGAGATTCCGGCCTCTGATTTCGTAAGGGCCGTGAAGTTTTACGAAACAGTGTTGAGCCTGAAGTTGGATGTGATGGAGTGCGACGCCGAAAAGATGGCTTTCTTCCCTGATGAAGACGGTTTGGCTCCGGGTGCCATATCATGGGCTACCGATTTTCTCCCGTCAAAGAACGGTGTACTTATCCATTTGCATGTAGACGATATGGAAGCTACACTCTCTCTGGTCAAATCCAACGGGGGAAAGGTTCTTAGGGAAAAGACAAAGATCGAAGCTGACTGTCGTGGATATTTTGCTATGTTTTCCGATAGTGAAGGGAATACGATTGGACTGTATTCCGACAGATAA
- a CDS encoding LytR/AlgR family response regulator transcription factor: MLKCITFDGDASTLNTLMGYFEKLDKALADVHEVLHKEQTEQPVFVREGSKIIRLHREEILFLEGYGDYVKIHRTTGKPLLSQVSLKRFEENLTDGLFCRVHRSYIVALSHISYIERKRIRIGDELIPISDSYLPALMGRLALQE, encoded by the coding sequence ATGTTGAAATGTATTACTTTCGATGGAGATGCTTCTACGTTGAACACCCTGATGGGGTATTTTGAGAAGTTGGATAAAGCACTCGCTGATGTGCATGAAGTCTTGCACAAGGAACAAACTGAACAACCTGTTTTTGTTCGGGAAGGAAGTAAGATCATTCGCCTTCACAGAGAGGAAATACTTTTTCTGGAAGGCTATGGCGATTACGTCAAAATCCATCGCACCACGGGCAAGCCGCTACTTTCGCAGGTCAGCCTGAAGCGATTTGAAGAAAATCTTACCGATGGGTTATTCTGTCGTGTGCACCGTTCTTATATCGTTGCCCTTTCCCATATCAGTTATATCGAACGGAAAAGGATACGTATCGGCGATGAACTGATTCCTATCAGCGATTCGTATCTGCCGGCTCTTATGGGGAGGTTGGCTTTACAGGAATAG
- a CDS encoding DUF4907 domain-containing protein, which produces MNTMMMTIKGKKALWWLCVLLVFILFVYICSGEKGSPDGRQPELQTYRLGNGWGYRILMNEKVLIDQPTIPAIDTLMSFPDEASARKIGSLVRDRIANNKDFSITKDDIQHSLSD; this is translated from the coding sequence ATGAATACGATGATGATGACTATTAAAGGTAAAAAAGCCCTGTGGTGGCTATGCGTACTACTGGTATTTATTCTATTTGTTTACATCTGTTCCGGAGAAAAGGGGTCTCCGGACGGCCGGCAACCGGAGTTGCAAACGTATCGATTGGGGAATGGCTGGGGATACCGTATCCTGATGAATGAGAAAGTGTTGATTGATCAACCCACCATTCCTGCAATTGATACATTAATGTCTTTCCCTGATGAGGCAAGTGCCCGTAAGATCGGATCGCTTGTCAGGGACCGGATTGCCAATAACAAAGATTTTTCGATAACGAAAGATGATATTCAACATTCACTCTCTGATTAG
- the rplS gene encoding 50S ribosomal protein L19 translates to MDLIKIAEEAFATNKEYPSFKSGDTITVAYRIKEGNKERIQQYRGVVIRISGHGDKKRFTVRKMSENVGVERIFPMESPFIESITVNKLGKVRRAKLYYLRALTGKKARIKERRF, encoded by the coding sequence ATGGATTTAATTAAGATTGCAGAAGAAGCGTTTGCTACGAATAAGGAATATCCTTCATTCAAGAGTGGTGACACTATTACAGTAGCTTACCGTATTAAAGAAGGTAACAAGGAACGTATCCAGCAGTACAGAGGTGTAGTTATCCGTATCTCAGGACATGGTGACAAAAAACGTTTCACAGTTCGTAAGATGTCTGAAAACGTAGGTGTAGAGAGAATTTTCCCGATGGAATCTCCGTTCATCGAAAGCATCACTGTAAACAAACTTGGTAAAGTACGTCGCGCTAAATTGTATTACCTGCGTGCTCTTACTGGTAAGAAAGCAAGAATCAAAGAAAGAAGATTCTAA